A window from Aliamphritea hakodatensis encodes these proteins:
- a CDS encoding FAD-binding protein, which yields MATLIIAEHDNSTLKASTLHAVTAAQQVGGDIDVLVAGSGCQGAADEAAKVAGVSKVLVADNAAYANQLAENVAKLVAELGAGYSHIVATSTPEAKNILPRAAALLDVGQISDILRVDSADTFGRPIYAGNAIATVKSLDAIKVITVRGTAFEAAAAEGGSAAVEAVSAAHDAGVSSFVSDAVAQSDRPELTSAKIIVSGGRGMGNGENFAMLDAVADKLGAAVGASRAAVDAGFVPNDMQVGQTGKIVAPDLYVAVGISGAIQHLAGMKDSKIIVAINKDDEAPIFQVADYGLVADLFEAVPELDSKL from the coding sequence ATGGCTACCTTAATCATTGCAGAACACGATAACTCCACGCTGAAAGCATCTACCCTGCACGCGGTAACTGCTGCTCAGCAAGTGGGTGGTGACATTGACGTACTGGTAGCCGGTAGCGGCTGTCAGGGTGCAGCTGATGAAGCTGCGAAAGTAGCAGGCGTTTCTAAAGTACTGGTTGCTGATAACGCTGCTTACGCGAATCAGCTGGCTGAAAACGTTGCTAAGCTGGTTGCTGAACTGGGTGCCGGTTACTCGCACATCGTGGCGACTTCTACTCCGGAAGCCAAGAACATTCTGCCACGCGCTGCTGCGCTGCTGGACGTAGGTCAGATCTCTGACATCCTGCGTGTCGACAGCGCCGATACTTTCGGCCGTCCGATCTATGCGGGTAACGCGATCGCGACTGTTAAGTCTCTGGATGCTATCAAGGTAATCACTGTTCGTGGTACTGCTTTCGAAGCAGCCGCTGCTGAAGGTGGTAGCGCAGCAGTTGAAGCGGTTTCTGCTGCTCACGATGCCGGTGTATCTTCTTTCGTCAGCGACGCAGTTGCTCAGAGCGACCGTCCTGAACTGACCTCTGCTAAAATCATCGTTTCCGGTGGTCGCGGTATGGGTAACGGCGAAAACTTTGCAATGCTGGATGCTGTTGCTGACAAGCTGGGTGCAGCGGTTGGTGCATCCCGTGCTGCGGTTGATGCCGGTTTCGTACCAAACGATATGCAGGTTGGTCAGACGGGTAAAATCGTTGCTCCGGACCTGTACGTTGCGGTTGGTATCTCCGGTGCGATCCAGCACCTGGCAGGTATGAAGGACTCCAAGATCATTGTTGCTATCAACAAAGATGACGAAGCGCCTATCTTCCAGGTTGCCGATTACGGCCTGGTAGCAGACCTGTTCGAAGCTGTTCCTGAACTGGACAGCAAGCTGTAA
- a CDS encoding electron transfer flavoprotein subunit beta/FixA family protein, whose translation MKVLVTVKRVIDYNVKVRVKSDNTDVDLTNVKMAMNPFCEIAVEEAVRLKEAGVASEVVVVSLGPQAAQEQIRTALALGADRGILVQTDEVLESLNVAKLLTKVIEQEQPGLVIMGKQAIDSDNNQTGQMLGALTGMAQGTFASEVKIEGDKALVTREVDGGLQTVELAMPALVTTDLRLNEPRYASLPNIMKAKKKPMDTTTPEELGVTIKAHSEVLRVDTPEERQAGIKVASVDELVDKLKNEAKVI comes from the coding sequence ATGAAAGTACTGGTAACTGTCAAGCGGGTTATCGATTACAACGTAAAGGTACGTGTAAAGTCTGATAACACTGATGTTGATCTAACCAATGTAAAAATGGCGATGAATCCTTTCTGTGAAATCGCTGTAGAAGAAGCGGTTCGCCTGAAAGAAGCGGGTGTTGCCAGTGAAGTTGTTGTTGTGTCTCTGGGCCCACAGGCTGCACAGGAGCAAATCCGTACCGCTCTGGCGCTGGGTGCTGACCGTGGCATTCTGGTTCAGACTGATGAAGTTCTGGAATCTTTGAACGTTGCTAAGCTGCTGACTAAGGTAATCGAACAGGAACAGCCTGGTCTGGTTATCATGGGTAAGCAGGCGATCGACAGCGATAACAACCAGACTGGTCAGATGCTGGGTGCACTGACAGGTATGGCACAGGGTACTTTCGCGTCTGAAGTTAAGATCGAAGGTGATAAAGCGCTGGTTACCCGTGAAGTTGATGGCGGTCTGCAGACCGTTGAGCTGGCAATGCCTGCTCTGGTTACAACCGACCTGCGTCTGAACGAACCACGTTACGCGTCTCTGCCGAACATCATGAAGGCGAAGAAGAAGCCGATGGATACAACTACGCCGGAAGAGCTGGGTGTAACTATCAAGGCGCACTCTGAAGTACTGCGTGTCGATACCCCTGAAGAACGTCAGGCTGGTATCAAGGTGGCGAGCGTTGACGAGCTGGTAGACAAACTGAAGAACGAAGCGAAGGTGATCTGA
- a CDS encoding DUF1127 domain-containing protein has translation MSVYNPCYKTEKLNLNADCLKQVVSNREAQQDCVQTFTKRITLQLKHWLHNWRSRRQLAGLDAVMLKDLGLSRADALAEADKPFWR, from the coding sequence ATGAGCGTATACAATCCATGCTATAAGACAGAAAAACTTAATTTGAATGCGGATTGCCTGAAGCAGGTTGTCAGCAACCGGGAAGCGCAGCAGGATTGCGTTCAGACATTCACAAAGCGGATTACCCTGCAGCTTAAGCACTGGTTACATAACTGGCGCAGCCGCCGGCAACTGGCCGGGCTGGATGCGGTAATGCTGAAAGATCTCGGTCTGAGCCGGGCGGATGCGCTGGCAGAAGCGGATAAGCCATTCTGGCGCTGA
- a CDS encoding LysR substrate-binding domain-containing protein translates to MNRLPPLKALQAFRHAGECSSFKAAAEQLHVTQAAISQQIRSLEEHLEVRLFQRKTREVSLTAEGQALLSHISKAFRHIETGILELSKDPYPDQLTLSALPSFAARWLVPRLGFFQQHAEDINIRLTPSLGLASFDDKALDLAIRFGTGDYPGLESRLLLEDYLLPVCHPSLLDPNKPVRPQLSSMPMLIDQAPDVQFISAEVEEALGFSMERSKSKLYVSDANMLVEALLSAQGLAMMRFSLVYELLQRGQLVCPAAIAVKSAYSFFLVAPPAHFQREKIIRFEHWLREELQVIEAGWLAFSQQQNLQDL, encoded by the coding sequence GTGAACCGATTACCGCCCCTCAAAGCGCTGCAGGCATTTCGCCACGCCGGAGAATGCAGCAGTTTTAAGGCTGCCGCTGAGCAGCTGCATGTCACTCAGGCAGCCATCAGCCAGCAAATCCGCAGCCTGGAAGAACACCTTGAAGTACGCCTGTTTCAGCGTAAAACCCGGGAAGTCAGCCTGACTGCTGAAGGCCAGGCGTTGCTCAGCCACATCAGCAAAGCCTTCCGGCATATCGAAACAGGCATACTGGAGCTCAGTAAGGACCCCTATCCGGATCAGCTTACTCTTAGCGCACTGCCCTCTTTTGCGGCCCGCTGGCTGGTGCCGCGGCTGGGCTTTTTCCAGCAACACGCTGAGGATATCAACATCCGCCTGACGCCCAGCCTGGGGCTGGCGAGCTTTGACGATAAGGCGCTGGATCTGGCCATCCGCTTTGGCACCGGCGACTACCCCGGTCTGGAATCACGCTTATTACTGGAAGACTATTTACTGCCGGTCTGCCACCCGTCGCTGCTCGACCCGAACAAACCTGTCAGGCCTCAGCTGAGCAGCATGCCCATGCTGATTGATCAGGCACCGGATGTGCAATTCATCAGTGCGGAAGTCGAAGAGGCATTAGGGTTTTCCATGGAAAGAAGTAAATCCAAACTCTACGTTTCAGATGCCAACATGCTGGTTGAAGCCCTGCTCAGTGCACAGGGCCTGGCGATGATGCGGTTCAGCCTGGTGTATGAATTACTGCAGCGGGGCCAGTTGGTATGCCCCGCCGCCATAGCGGTAAAATCCGCCTACAGCTTCTTTCTGGTCGCCCCGCCAGCGCATTTTCAGCGCGAGAAAATCATCCGCTTTGAGCACTGGTTAAGAGAAGAGCTGCAGGTTATTGAAGCCGGCTGGCTCGCCTTCAGCCAGCAACAGAACCTGCAGGACCTGTAA